The following are from one region of the Candidatus Woesearchaeota archaeon genome:
- the lonB gene encoding ATP-dependent protease LonB yields MKRQKKTEARAEATAAAMVATGETRPPLIFKTTKDLVVPGRMVDQVIGQDEAVNIIKKAGLQRRHVLLIGEPGTGKSMLGMALAELLPKEKLADILAYPNPNDENQPLIRTAAAGTGRTLVAQARLESNGVFKNQNMIFLIIAIAISLVPYYLYSRKIFPFDSPVIYAASMITGVVFVLGIILFINLGKRVMPKINVPKIVVDNFGKKEAPFLDATGGHAGALLGDCLHDPFQTGGLGTPAHERIVAGMIHKGHMGVLFIDEIATLQPHTQQELLTAMQEGKYAITGQSERSAGAMVRTEAVPCNFILVAAGNLETLKHMHPALRSRIRGYGYEVYMKETMKDTPENRALIARLVAQEVVKDKRIPHFTQQAVEVMVQEARKMANRKGHITLRLRELGGLVRAAGDLALERKHPAVSGQDVLDAKKYARTLEKQLADQLIERRKEYEVIIIEGKRVGRVNGLAVMGGETGIYSGIILPIESQVTPGGKERQVVATGKLGEIAKEAIKNVTAIIKKYFGEDIKEKHDIYVQFLQTYEGVEGDSASIAVATSIISALKNIPVRQDTAMTGSLSVRGDVLPVGGVSAKVEAAIDSGLTQVIVPRCNVQDIVVTEEKLKLIKIIPVDTISQVLKEALDWKGKESVLKKIIAMNGNK; encoded by the coding sequence ATGAAGCGCCAGAAAAAGACCGAAGCACGAGCCGAAGCAACGGCTGCAGCAATGGTGGCAACAGGAGAAACACGTCCGCCATTGATATTCAAAACCACGAAAGATCTAGTGGTGCCCGGCCGCATGGTGGACCAGGTTATCGGCCAAGACGAGGCAGTCAATATTATCAAAAAAGCAGGACTCCAACGCCGCCATGTACTCCTTATCGGTGAGCCGGGTACAGGCAAATCAATGCTGGGCATGGCGCTTGCAGAACTGCTTCCCAAAGAAAAACTGGCTGACATTCTTGCCTATCCAAATCCGAATGATGAAAACCAGCCGCTCATCCGCACGGCTGCCGCAGGCACGGGCAGAACGCTCGTGGCGCAGGCACGCCTTGAAAGCAATGGTGTGTTCAAAAACCAGAACATGATTTTTCTGATTATTGCTATTGCGATTTCACTCGTGCCGTATTATTTGTACAGCAGGAAAATATTTCCGTTTGACAGCCCAGTCATTTATGCAGCATCAATGATTACCGGCGTCGTTTTTGTGCTGGGAATTATTCTCTTTATCAATCTCGGCAAGCGCGTGATGCCGAAAATCAATGTGCCAAAAATTGTGGTTGATAATTTTGGAAAAAAAGAAGCACCCTTTTTGGATGCAACCGGCGGACATGCCGGAGCACTGCTCGGTGACTGCCTGCACGACCCGTTCCAGACCGGCGGACTGGGCACGCCGGCGCATGAGCGCATAGTAGCAGGCATGATTCACAAGGGGCATATGGGCGTGCTGTTTATCGACGAAATCGCTACGCTCCAGCCCCACACGCAGCAGGAACTGCTCACGGCAATGCAGGAAGGCAAGTACGCAATCACTGGCCAGAGCGAACGCAGCGCCGGCGCCATGGTCAGGACTGAAGCAGTGCCCTGCAATTTTATTCTCGTTGCCGCGGGCAATCTTGAAACACTCAAACACATGCACCCTGCGTTGCGCTCGCGCATTCGCGGGTATGGGTACGAAGTGTACATGAAAGAAACAATGAAGGACACGCCTGAAAACCGGGCACTCATCGCACGCCTCGTTGCACAGGAAGTGGTAAAGGACAAACGCATCCCGCATTTTACGCAGCAAGCAGTTGAAGTGATGGTGCAGGAAGCACGCAAAATGGCAAACCGCAAAGGCCACATCACGCTTCGGCTCCGTGAGCTCGGTGGACTGGTACGCGCTGCAGGAGACCTCGCTCTTGAAAGAAAACATCCAGCAGTCTCAGGGCAGGACGTGCTCGACGCGAAAAAATATGCGCGCACGCTGGAAAAACAGCTCGCGGACCAGCTGATTGAGCGCAGAAAAGAATATGAAGTTATCATCATTGAAGGCAAGCGAGTAGGACGAGTGAACGGGCTTGCTGTTATGGGCGGCGAAACAGGAATTTACTCAGGCATTATTCTCCCCATTGAAAGCCAGGTCACGCCGGGCGGCAAGGAACGCCAAGTGGTCGCCACCGGAAAACTCGGTGAAATTGCCAAAGAGGCAATCAAAAATGTTACTGCTATCATTAAAAAATATTTCGGCGAAGACATCAAGGAAAAACATGACATTTACGTCCAGTTTCTGCAGACCTATGAAGGGGTTGAGGGAGACAGCGCGAGCATTGCGGTTGCAACGTCAATTATTTCCGCGCTGAAAAATATCCCGGTGCGCCAAGACACGGCAATGACCGGAAGCCTTTCAGTGCGGGGCGATGTGCTGCCTGTGGGCGGGGTGAGCGCAAAAGTGGAAGCGGCCATTGACTCAGGCCTGACGCAGGTTATTGTGCCACGATGCAATGTGCAGGACATTGTCGTGACTGAAGAAAAACTGAAGCTCATCAAAATTATTCCGGTTGATACCATCTCGCAAGTCCTGAAAGAAGCTCTGGATTGGAAGGGCAAGGAATCAGTGCTGAAGAAGATTATCGCGATGAATGGAAATAAGTAA
- a CDS encoding bifunctional (p)ppGpp synthetase/guanosine-3',5'-bis(diphosphate) 3'-pyrophosphohydrolase: MAHSTPSIPEHLLEEIRAFDQGTHTHESCETFLKKVLEYNHHADLSKLKKAFIFAHNAHHGQTRSSGEFYFIHPLETASILMAFKADSASLCAALLHDCVEDCGVTIEQLKKEFGEEISSLVDGVTKIQIRFESKEQYTAENIRKILLATAKDVRVILIKLADRLHNMRTLGTSGFRPEKIQRIAQETMNIYAPIAHKLGMRSMKGELEDLAFKVVEPESYHKIRARISEKRAEREKNTKELISHIHKKLEAAQIAADVVGRAKYFYSIYQKMKKKQKDFSEIYDLIAIRIVVSTVPECYAALGIVHELWKPIPGRFKDYLSVPKANGYQSLHTSVVSPHGKIIEIQIRTKEMHNLAEEGIAAHWRYKGSERDKRFDRKLSWLKQLLEWKQESKTAQEFVETLRIDLFENEIVVFTPKGDPISLPEASTPVDFAYAVHTNVGNHCTRAEVNGFNVALDTLLKSGDVVNITLQRNAHPARAWLSFVKSSKARSKIKTILNIKTDVSGADDDASPISVRLKEKIIISGMKPKPAQIKFSKCCAPLFKTPILAFLTKEKKITIHAKACPNSATLNQSQALVAAWKEDDTENIQKLKVVVHDRVGLLAQVLNLIARQGINVLAVNTRSKKDNVVITFKLDVPPAVGIDQLTTLIRNVESVIDVKKYTPEGKEVGARR, encoded by the coding sequence ATGGCACACTCTACTCCCTCTATCCCCGAACACCTGCTTGAAGAAATCCGCGCGTTTGACCAAGGCACGCACACGCATGAAAGCTGCGAGACATTTCTCAAAAAGGTCTTGGAGTATAACCACCATGCCGACCTTTCCAAGCTGAAAAAAGCATTTATTTTTGCGCACAACGCGCACCATGGCCAGACGCGAAGTTCAGGAGAATTCTATTTTATCCACCCGCTTGAAACAGCATCGATTCTCATGGCGTTCAAGGCGGATTCAGCAAGCTTATGCGCCGCCCTGCTGCACGACTGTGTCGAAGACTGCGGCGTCACCATCGAGCAGCTGAAAAAGGAATTCGGTGAGGAAATATCCTCGCTGGTTGATGGCGTGACCAAAATTCAGATACGCTTTGAGTCAAAAGAGCAATACACTGCTGAAAACATCCGGAAAATCCTCCTCGCCACGGCAAAGGATGTGCGCGTTATTCTCATCAAGTTGGCTGATCGGCTCCATAACATGCGCACGCTCGGCACGAGCGGATTCCGGCCCGAAAAAATACAGCGCATTGCCCAAGAAACAATGAACATCTATGCGCCGATTGCGCACAAGCTTGGCATGCGCTCGATGAAAGGCGAACTTGAAGACCTCGCGTTCAAAGTTGTTGAGCCTGAATCGTACCACAAAATACGCGCGCGCATTTCAGAAAAAAGAGCAGAGCGCGAAAAAAATACCAAGGAACTTATTTCCCATATCCACAAAAAATTAGAAGCAGCGCAGATTGCCGCGGATGTTGTTGGCCGGGCAAAATATTTTTACAGCATCTACCAAAAGATGAAGAAAAAACAAAAAGATTTCTCAGAAATTTACGACCTTATCGCCATTCGTATCGTCGTGAGCACGGTTCCTGAATGTTACGCAGCGCTTGGCATAGTGCATGAGCTTTGGAAGCCGATTCCCGGCAGGTTCAAAGATTATCTTTCAGTGCCCAAGGCAAACGGCTACCAGTCACTGCACACCTCGGTGGTGAGCCCGCACGGAAAAATTATTGAAATTCAGATACGAACAAAAGAAATGCACAACCTCGCCGAGGAGGGCATTGCTGCGCACTGGCGGTACAAAGGCAGCGAACGCGACAAGCGGTTTGACCGGAAGCTGAGCTGGCTGAAGCAGCTGCTCGAATGGAAGCAGGAATCAAAAACTGCGCAAGAGTTTGTCGAAACCCTGCGCATTGACTTGTTTGAAAATGAAATTGTCGTCTTTACGCCGAAAGGCGACCCGATTTCTCTTCCGGAGGCATCAACGCCGGTTGATTTTGCCTACGCCGTCCATACCAACGTTGGCAATCACTGCACCAGGGCCGAGGTCAATGGCTTCAATGTGGCGCTTGACACGCTGCTGAAAAGCGGCGATGTCGTTAATATCACCCTCCAGCGCAATGCGCATCCAGCGCGGGCATGGCTTTCGTTTGTGAAAAGTAGCAAGGCGCGCAGTAAGATAAAAACAATCCTTAACATCAAGACCGATGTCTCGGGCGCAGACGATGATGCCTCGCCCATTAGCGTGCGGCTCAAAGAAAAAATAATCATCAGTGGCATGAAGCCGAAGCCGGCGCAGATTAAATTTTCAAAATGTTGCGCACCACTATTCAAGACGCCGATTCTCGCGTTTTTGACCAAAGAAAAAAAGATAACGATTCACGCAAAGGCCTGCCCGAACAGCGCAACGCTGAACCAGAGCCAGGCGCTTGTTGCAGCATGGAAAGAAGACGACACTGAAAACATTCAGAAACTGAAAGTCGTGGTCCATGACCGTGTTGGCTTGCTGGCACAGGTTCTGAATCTCATTGCGCGCCAGGGCATTAATGTGCTTGCGGTGAACACACGCAGCAAAAAAGACAATGTTGTTATCACGTTCAAACTGGATGTTCCTCCAGCAGTGGGCATTGACCAGCTCACCACGCTCATCCGCAATGTTGAGAGCGTTATCGATGTCAAGAAATATACACCTGAAGGAAAAGAAGTAGGGGCACGGCGATGA
- a CDS encoding bifunctional N(6)-L-threonylcarbamoyladenine synthase/serine/threonine protein kinase: MAPKKQLCLGIETTAHTFGASVVESTGKILSNEKDAFQTARGGMIPFQVAQHHVEICDAVITKALAAAGAEITDIDVIAISSSPGIGPMLRIGCTAARSLAGLYKKPLVPVNHCIAHLEIGRLVSKAKDPVLLYASGANTQVIAFEGGKYRVFGETLDIGVGNFLDTFARHAKLGFPGGPKIEKLAAACKNKEKLVELPYCVKGMDVTFGGMLTNIQQKYDRREYALEDISYAVQETAFAMLVEISERALAHTGKTELVLGGGVACNKRLQEMCRIMCEERGAQCYCPENQFLVDNAAMIAWTGLLEYNAGIKIEWQHAAQLKKDPYLRTDEADIPWRLQPNTL; the protein is encoded by the coding sequence ATGGCACCTAAAAAGCAACTTTGCCTCGGCATTGAAACAACCGCGCATACCTTCGGCGCCAGCGTTGTAGAGAGCACGGGAAAGATTCTATCGAATGAGAAAGATGCCTTTCAGACCGCCCGCGGAGGAATGATTCCATTTCAGGTAGCCCAGCACCATGTCGAAATCTGCGACGCAGTCATTACAAAGGCGCTGGCCGCTGCAGGCGCGGAAATAACTGATATCGACGTCATTGCGATCTCTTCATCGCCAGGCATCGGCCCCATGCTTCGCATCGGGTGTACCGCTGCACGTTCACTTGCTGGATTGTATAAAAAGCCGCTTGTGCCCGTCAACCACTGCATTGCCCACCTTGAGATTGGCCGGCTTGTGAGCAAGGCAAAAGACCCGGTGCTGCTGTACGCCTCCGGCGCGAATACCCAGGTCATCGCATTTGAAGGGGGGAAATATCGCGTGTTTGGCGAAACGCTTGACATCGGCGTTGGAAATTTTCTGGATACGTTTGCACGGCACGCTAAACTCGGCTTTCCCGGCGGGCCAAAAATCGAGAAGCTTGCCGCTGCCTGCAAAAACAAGGAAAAACTTGTCGAGTTGCCGTACTGCGTCAAGGGCATGGACGTGACCTTCGGCGGCATGCTGACAAACATACAACAAAAATATGACCGCAGAGAGTATGCACTTGAAGATATTTCGTATGCAGTGCAGGAAACCGCCTTTGCCATGCTCGTCGAAATCAGTGAACGCGCGCTGGCGCATACTGGAAAAACAGAACTCGTGCTCGGCGGCGGCGTTGCCTGTAACAAACGGCTGCAGGAAATGTGCCGCATCATGTGTGAAGAACGAGGCGCGCAATGCTACTGTCCTGAAAACCAATTTCTGGTTGATAACGCTGCAATGATTGCGTGGACGGGACTACTCGAATACAACGCAGGAATAAAAATCGAGTGGCAGCACGCTGCACAACTGAAGAAGGATCCCTATTTGCGAACGGATGAGGCGGATATACCGTGGCGGCTTCAGCCAAACACTCTCTGA
- a CDS encoding TatD family hydrolase, which yields MNLVDVHTHLFDAQFEKDCAAVVARAEKAGVKRSITNGLDTETNRACISLAQKYSSVYAAVGIYPVNILWDHTKNARFPLALPRFDVDAEVAWILREGKKEKNKIVAIGEVGLDNFTIKGFLDQQKPLFEQMIAAAEKLKKPIIIHSRSAEKECIDMLQSSSIKPVNIVMHCFGGAIKLAMKAADAGFNFSIPTNVVFSSQFQELTKRININQLFTETDAPYLGPVKGERNEPANIALSIKKIAEIKGFDVTETANAIFMNYQRVFG from the coding sequence ATGAACCTCGTTGACGTGCACACGCATCTTTTTGACGCGCAGTTTGAAAAAGACTGCGCTGCGGTAGTTGCCCGGGCTGAAAAAGCCGGTGTGAAGCGCAGTATTACCAACGGCCTCGACACGGAAACAAACCGGGCGTGCATTTCATTGGCACAAAAATATTCAAGCGTGTATGCCGCGGTTGGCATTTATCCTGTCAACATTCTCTGGGACCATACAAAAAACGCGCGCTTTCCTCTGGCGCTCCCGCGGTTTGACGTCGATGCGGAAGTTGCATGGATACTGCGCGAAGGAAAAAAGGAAAAAAACAAGATTGTCGCCATCGGCGAAGTAGGGCTTGATAATTTTACGATTAAGGGATTTCTTGACCAGCAAAAACCATTGTTTGAGCAGATGATTGCTGCTGCTGAAAAATTAAAAAAGCCAATTATCATTCATTCGAGAAGTGCAGAGAAAGAGTGCATCGACATGCTTCAGTCCTCATCAATCAAGCCCGTCAACATAGTGATGCATTGTTTCGGCGGCGCAATCAAGCTGGCGATGAAAGCTGCTGACGCAGGGTTCAATTTTTCGATACCAACAAATGTGGTGTTTTCATCCCAGTTTCAGGAACTCACCAAACGAATCAACATCAACCAGCTATTCACTGAAACCGATGCGCCCTATTTGGGGCCGGTGAAAGGCGAGCGAAATGAGCCGGCAAATATTGCTCTGAGCATCAAAAAGATTGCAGAGATAAAAGGGTTTGACGTGACGGAAACAGCCAACGCAATTTTTATGAATTATCAGAGAGTGTTTGGCTGA
- a CDS encoding deoxyhypusine synthase family protein: protein MNSTNIRPIKHIALAPNMSVNQLVKEMGNAVMGAGRVAKAADIMEKMFRDNECTIFLGVAGAMVPGGMKKVIIDMLASGRIKVFVTTGATLTHDMAEALGYHHNHGTEIADDKELNEQHIYRMFDSFMPNTIYEGLEDFFEKHFETLSTIETIPELLKTVGGLLTCTPEDSILKMCAEKNIPIFCPALADSGIGLMIWGQLAKGKKAQVKAFEDLKSIMDIAWDTKKAGVIYIGGGVPKNYIQQAMQLAPNAATYGVQITTDHPEPGGSSGAPLKEGISWGKMNVKADFVDVICDATIALPLIYGAVKERIANIK, encoded by the coding sequence ATGAATTCGACCAACATCCGTCCAATCAAGCACATCGCCCTTGCTCCCAACATGAGCGTGAACCAGCTTGTCAAAGAAATGGGCAACGCCGTCATGGGTGCCGGCAGAGTTGCGAAAGCAGCAGACATCATGGAAAAAATGTTCCGCGACAATGAATGTACCATTTTCCTCGGCGTCGCCGGCGCCATGGTGCCGGGCGGCATGAAAAAAGTCATCATCGATATGCTCGCGTCCGGTAGAATCAAGGTATTCGTCACCACCGGCGCAACACTGACGCATGACATGGCTGAAGCATTGGGGTATCACCACAACCACGGCACTGAAATAGCAGATGACAAAGAATTAAACGAACAGCATATCTACCGCATGTTTGACAGCTTCATGCCCAACACCATCTACGAGGGGCTCGAGGATTTTTTTGAAAAACATTTTGAAACGCTTTCGACAATCGAAACAATACCTGAGCTCCTCAAAACTGTTGGCGGCCTTCTGACATGCACACCAGAAGATTCAATCCTCAAAATGTGCGCAGAAAAAAACATTCCGATTTTCTGTCCTGCATTGGCCGACTCCGGCATCGGGCTGATGATATGGGGCCAGTTGGCAAAAGGAAAAAAAGCCCAGGTAAAAGCATTTGAGGACTTGAAATCAATCATGGACATTGCGTGGGACACGAAAAAAGCAGGCGTCATCTACATTGGCGGCGGCGTGCCGAAAAATTATATCCAACAGGCAATGCAGCTCGCGCCCAACGCAGCGACGTACGGCGTGCAAATAACCACCGACCATCCCGAGCCCGGCGGCAGCAGCGGCGCTCCCCTAAAAGAAGGAATCTCATGGGGCAAGATGAATGTCAAAGCAGACTTTGTTGATGTCATCTGTGACGCGACGATTGCGCTGCCCTTAATTTATGGCGCGGTGAAAGAGCGCATCGCAAACATTAAATAG
- a CDS encoding glycosyltransferase, whose translation MAKPKILFMSPFATRMHGGVGAVTELLFKELNQQGRVEAAVATFFPYKQNGTLVNRSVHLYAPSTQRPETMPKRTFPSIDSFLQSVPPGAYDVVHFHGIYFGEPYGGMDAIERRFAGVPKVTTTHFVLMDPKQQHNPHDTRFRVYDASDALVCFSVFGRESVINGRKDLREKTILIPNGVELPLEHGTRDTLRRTTAPGAPPISPDDLVLLYVGRIAERKGLERIAEAFPAIHQHARTALRKRARLVIVGDGNPNIKNYMATRLGAVAGDVYFAGRIMDPVKLGEWYRRADLVLVPSDYESFSLSAADAMIRGIPVAITANSAPKELFVDPGLAWGMQPTTRSLTDTVVQVMGKLDGREAGTMCRRAQTTAATEYSIKTVAGKTAELYERLTKGNGYEAAVRLMRYGRNTEALAAFQRLPKDTVREQRLVGTYMFGCQRAVKGDVTGAITAFNQVVVADPQHIRAHYEMAQLLARQRNYAGARHAVATVLRIDPSYEPARALSKTIGAGIGSVR comes from the coding sequence ATGGCGAAACCAAAAATTCTCTTCATGAGCCCTTTTGCAACACGCATGCACGGCGGCGTTGGAGCAGTTACCGAACTCTTATTTAAAGAACTCAATCAGCAGGGGAGGGTTGAAGCAGCTGTTGCAACTTTTTTTCCGTACAAACAAAACGGCACGCTGGTCAACCGCAGCGTCCATTTGTATGCGCCATCAACGCAGCGCCCTGAAACAATGCCGAAACGGACGTTTCCATCAATTGACTCTTTTCTTCAAAGCGTTCCGCCGGGCGCGTATGACGTGGTTCACTTTCACGGCATTTATTTCGGCGAGCCGTACGGCGGCATGGATGCGATTGAGCGCCGGTTTGCCGGCGTGCCAAAAGTGACTACTACTCATTTTGTGCTTATGGACCCAAAGCAGCAACATAATCCCCATGACACCCGCTTTCGCGTGTATGATGCTTCAGACGCGCTCGTGTGTTTTTCAGTTTTTGGCAGGGAATCAGTCATTAATGGGCGTAAGGATTTGCGCGAAAAAACAATCCTTATTCCCAATGGTGTTGAACTTCCCTTAGAACACGGAACACGGGATACCTTACGGCGAACAACCGCACCCGGTGCGCCACCTATTTCCCCTGATGACCTTGTGCTTTTGTATGTCGGGCGCATTGCCGAACGCAAGGGGCTTGAGCGCATTGCTGAAGCGTTCCCAGCAATTCATCAGCATGCACGCACCGCACTGCGCAAGCGCGCGCGGCTTGTCATTGTAGGTGATGGAAATCCGAACATCAAAAACTATATGGCCACTCGATTGGGAGCAGTTGCAGGCGATGTTTATTTTGCAGGGCGAATAATGGATCCGGTGAAATTGGGTGAATGGTACCGCCGAGCAGACCTCGTGCTCGTGCCCAGCGATTATGAAAGTTTCAGTCTGTCAGCAGCAGACGCTATGATTCGTGGCATTCCTGTTGCTATCACTGCAAATAGTGCACCTAAAGAATTGTTTGTTGACCCGGGACTGGCATGGGGCATGCAGCCAACCACACGCTCATTAACCGATACAGTTGTGCAAGTTATGGGAAAACTCGACGGGCGAGAAGCAGGCACTATGTGCCGTCGCGCACAAACAACCGCAGCAACAGAATATAGTATCAAAACCGTTGCAGGTAAAACTGCAGAGCTCTATGAACGGCTTACAAAAGGAAACGGATATGAAGCAGCGGTTCGCCTTATGCGCTATGGCAGAAATACTGAAGCGCTTGCCGCATTTCAGCGCCTGCCCAAAGATACCGTTCGCGAGCAGCGTCTCGTCGGTACCTACATGTTTGGCTGCCAGCGGGCAGTCAAGGGAGATGTTACCGGAGCAATAACTGCATTTAACCAAGTCGTGGTCGCAGATCCGCAACATATCCGCGCGCATTATGAAATGGCGCAACTGCTTGCACGACAACGAAATTATGCAGGAGCACGCCACGCTGTTGCTACGGTACTTCGCATTGATCCAAGTTATGAACCAGCGCGAGCGTTGTCGAAAACAATCGGTGCAGGAATAGGGAGTGTGAGATAA
- a CDS encoding glycosyltransferase, producing the protein MNPAIIRARAVSRTGDPETAHRQFEELLVRGQLRLQPTSAFEQSVATLYNANAKFHSAARADRDRGHVVKAVGTSNPAMLFDTPSLRAATPRNNNPFPGGYTFVLRNDYMNDSAWIELGDLLFTLQRYDAAEHCFREVIEFVNPHNPVAYQGLGKALAREGREREALATLLNVQQKRPTPEITQLIEKIERDATDRLNQIPAGETNPSRALLRAKAHAVFGLRDGDIGAQHTKAARWYLYQAAKKDPANPEIAYYRGLCNEGVEGVLKLFDAARKNSTPHNPFQRRAFHRITEAETAQACAAPPIDVAYIVALYNENPYHVDQCLTSILNQEGHHRVGAIVIDDGSTTGATADSIRKRYAREISDGSVVVVSEENRGAGGAFARGLKIGKARGARYFSVTGGSDAILPDKTTSQIDYLQAHPTVGIVHAQSRTTDEHGRPFPESGAARYHTYNLQRFRTGQVNPCSPMELEGAPIIHGGTTLMTKKAIDAAGYFSRLWPRGQDWQFWKELARSGTELGFMDKDVYVYRRNRTTG; encoded by the coding sequence ATGAACCCTGCAATCATACGCGCAAGAGCAGTCAGCAGAACCGGCGATCCTGAAACAGCACACCGCCAATTTGAAGAGTTACTTGTACGGGGACAATTACGACTACAACCCACGTCTGCTTTTGAACAGTCTGTTGCCACTCTATATAACGCGAATGCCAAGTTCCACAGCGCAGCCCGTGCCGACCGCGATCGCGGCCATGTTGTCAAGGCCGTGGGAACCAGCAATCCCGCAATGCTTTTTGACACTCCTTCCTTGCGCGCCGCAACCCCTCGGAACAATAACCCCTTTCCCGGTGGTTATACATTCGTGTTAAGAAATGATTATATGAACGATTCAGCGTGGATTGAACTCGGCGACCTTCTTTTTACCCTACAGAGGTATGATGCCGCAGAACACTGTTTTCGTGAAGTTATTGAATTTGTCAACCCCCACAATCCTGTTGCCTACCAAGGATTAGGAAAAGCATTGGCGCGGGAGGGACGTGAACGAGAAGCGCTTGCCACCTTGCTCAACGTCCAACAAAAAAGACCCACACCGGAGATCACACAATTGATAGAAAAAATTGAGCGTGATGCAACTGATCGATTGAACCAAATACCTGCTGGCGAAACTAATCCCTCTCGTGCTCTGTTGCGTGCAAAAGCACACGCTGTTTTCGGCCTGCGTGACGGCGACATCGGAGCACAGCACACCAAGGCAGCGCGATGGTACCTGTACCAAGCGGCAAAAAAAGATCCGGCAAATCCTGAAATTGCCTATTACCGCGGCCTGTGCAATGAAGGTGTCGAAGGCGTGCTGAAACTTTTTGATGCAGCACGAAAAAACAGCACACCACATAATCCGTTCCAACGCCGTGCATTTCATCGCATCACCGAAGCAGAAACAGCGCAGGCGTGCGCTGCACCACCAATTGATGTTGCCTACATTGTTGCACTCTATAATGAAAATCCATATCATGTTGACCAGTGCCTCACGAGTATTTTAAACCAAGAGGGGCACCACCGCGTGGGCGCCATTGTTATTGACGATGGAAGCACCACCGGAGCAACCGCAGACAGCATCCGCAAAAGGTATGCACGCGAGATCAGTGATGGTAGTGTCGTCGTTGTGAGCGAAGAAAATCGTGGCGCAGGCGGCGCATTTGCGCGCGGACTAAAGATTGGAAAAGCCCGCGGTGCTCGTTACTTTTCAGTCACCGGCGGCAGCGACGCAATTCTTCCAGATAAGACCACATCACAAATCGATTATCTTCAAGCGCATCCAACCGTCGGTATTGTCCATGCACAGAGCAGGACAACTGATGAGCACGGAAGGCCATTTCCTGAATCAGGCGCAGCGCGTTATCATACATATAATCTTCAACGATTCAGAACAGGACAGGTCAATCCTTGTTCGCCGATGGAGCTCGAAGGAGCGCCCATCATCCATGGCGGAACAACACTGATGACCAAAAAAGCGATTGATGCAGCTGGCTATTTCAGCAGGCTATGGCCGCGCGGCCAGGACTGGCAGTTTTGGAAAGAGCTCGCCCGCAGCGGAACAGAACTTGGATTTATGGACAAGGACGTGTATGTGTATCGGCGAAACCGTACCACTGGATGA